The following is a genomic window from Meiothermus sp. QL-1.
CTGCATAGGCCAGGCGCGCGGTCTCCACCGCCCGCCTCAGGTCCGAGGCCAGCACCCCTTCGAAGCGCTCCCGCCGCAGCCAGTCCCCAAGCCGCCGGGCCTGGTCCTCGCCCTTTGGGGAAAGCGGCACATCGCTCCAGCCCGTAAGCCGCCCCTCCGCGTTCCAGAGGGTCTCCCCGTGTCGCACCAGCCAGACCTCGCCCACCCTACCTCCCCAGAAGCACCACCGGGCGGCCCTCCAGGCTGCACACCCGCACCTGGGGCCCGTAGGCTCTTTGCAGAAGCTCCTGGGTCAGCACCTCCTCTGGTCGGCCCCAGGCCCAAAGCCGCCCTGCCTGCAAAAAGGCCACCCGGTCGGCCCAGCAGGCCAGGTTGGGGTCGTGCAGCACCGTGAGTATACCCATCCCCTGCTGTTTGAGGCCTGCGAGGAGCTCGAGAAACTCGGCCTGGTGGTGCAGGTCGAGGTGGTTGGTAGGCTCGTCCAGAAGCAGGAAACTGGGCCGGGCCGCCAGCGCCCGGGCCAGGAGCACCCGCTGCCGTTCCCCGCCCGAGAGCGTGGGCAGCCAGCGGTGGCGGAAGGCTTCCACCCCGGTCGCCCGCATGGCCCAGGCCACCGCCTCGGCATCGGCGGGCCCGGGCCGCCCCAGAAGCCCCAGGTGCGGGGTGCGGCCCAGGTAAACCACCTCCTCTACCGTAAGGTCCTCGGGGTACAGGCCCATCTGGGCCAGGAAGGCAATCCGCTGGCCCCTTTCCCAGCTACTGTAGGCCTCGAGCCTCCTCCCCTCGAGCCAGACCTCCCCCACCTGCGGCTGCAGCAAACCCGCCATCAAGCGCAGCAGGGTGCTCTTCCCCGCCCCGTTGGGACCAAGCAGCGCCAGCCACTCTCCCCTGCGCAGCGCAAGGGACACGCTCTCCACCACTGCCTTGCCCCGGTAGGCAAAGCCCACCTGCCTGGCCTCGAGCCCTCCCACTGCTATAATCCTTACGCCCAAAACCTCAGCCCGCAAGCCCTAGAAGGAGGGCCAGGCCGGGGCGGGCTCGAGGCCCAAACCTTGCAGGTAGTCGCGCAGCTCGATGTAGTGGGCCTCACCTACCGGCCTATGCCCGTGGGCCAGAATACTCTCATTGCGCCGAGCTACCAGACCGCCCAGCTTTCCGCCGGCAGTGTAATCGGCATAAAGGCGCTGGGACAGGCTTTCGTTTCGACCCAAAGCACTGTCCAACCCTGCCGCCACACTCAGCGCTTCGCGCAGGCCCGAGGCCCTGTTGTAGCGCTCGGCCCAGACTGCAAAGTCGCTGTATGCTTCCGTAAAGGTCTTGGGGTCGTAAACCAGCAGACCTACACCCTCGAAGAAATCGGCTTCCACAGCCAGCTCAATGACCCGGTAAAGCCTGGCCAGGGCATCGTCGTACCGCCCCCGCGCCGCCCGCCGCTCGGCGTTGGCCAGCAGGTCAGCTAGCAGGGCACGGGTAGGCTTCCCCTCCTTGTCCAAAATCTGGCGCAGGTGGGACATAGCCTCCTGCAGCCCCTGCAGCACCCGCACCTTGGCCCCGTGGCCCCAGGCCTCGGCGATGCTCAGGGCGGGCTCGAGGTGCACCTTCAGCTTCTGCCAGGCTTCCTTGTGCCGGAACAAATCCCAGGCCTGCATGGCCTCAGCAATGCCCTTGAGGTGGGTGTAAAAGCGCTCCTCAGAAGGGGTAAGGGGCCGGGTCAGCAGCTCGCTCAGGAAGTCCTGCGCGGCGCGGTAGTCGCAGCCGTTCCAGGCCCGTCGGAAGCCCTCCCACTCGCGCAGGCCGTAGCGGTAGGTGGGGTCCTCCAGCACCCTAAGCCGCTCGGAGCCGCTCTTCACCCGGCCCTGGGCATCGCGCTGAGCGCCGCCCACATAGCTAAAGGTGACGCCCTTTCCGCTCAGGGCCAGCGTGAGGCCCGCCACCATGGTCTTGGTGCCCCCGGTAATGTCGGCCACCACCACCTGGGCCTCCCACTCCAGGGCTTTTTGCAGGGCCTCGAGGCCCTTGCGGTAGGCTTCGTTCAGGTCTTCGTGGTCGCCAATGAGCAGGGTATGGTGACTGAACTGCCCGCCGTACTGCCGAAGCAAATCACCTGCCACCGGGTAGCTCGACTGGCTCGCCACAAAAATCACGCCCCTAAGGGGCGCGTGTTCAGCCAGGGCAAACTCTAGCGGCTCGATGGTCTGGCCCACGGTCAGGATGAGCACTTTGTGGGTCTGGGTTTCCATGCCAAAGGTATATCAAAAAACCTGCCCCAACAGTCAAAAAAAACAACCCCAACCTCCGCTTGGGCAACAGACGTTCAATCGCCTCTACCACCCTGCTCCTTTGTCTGTCCGGCCAGCCCATGGCCACACTGGACTTTTGCCTTGCTCACATGCCCAGCTTGGCAGGCCAGGTGCCACAAGCTCCTCCCTTACCGCATGGGGCGGTTTTGGTAAGGGTCATCCACATCGCAAGTTTTGCTCTCAGCAGGCTGTATGGCTCACCTTCCCCTACAGCGTGAAGGAAGGGTTTGCTGCAATCCCCTTGCGGGGCTATTTGTTTGCAACACTATTGTGAGCGGCGAACAGTACAAGACGTACAACAAGTTGCAATCCCCTTGCGGGGCTATTTGTTTGCAACTAAACACGGGGCAGTTTCTCATTGTCCAGACCATCTGGTTGCAATCCCCTTGCGGGGCTATTTGTTTGCAACTTGGGCTACGCTGATAACGGGCATTCTGGGAACCTACATAGGTTGCAATCCCCTTGCGGGGCTATTTGTTTGCAACTGGAGTACACGGTGAGCAAGCTGGACCGGGCCATGCGGGTTGCAATCCCCTTGCGGGGCTATTTGTTTGCAACAGCATACCCCGTTAAATGCCGTTCTGTACAGCACCCCCAGAGGGGGGTTTTATGAGAGCTGCTGGTTATCCACAGGCAACCTGTGGATAACTCCAAAAAAAGCGCGGTTTTTTACGATGGATGCTTACAAAGTCGCGCTTTTAGATTTTTCGCATTCGCATGTTGCGATAAGAATCGAAGAAACCTGTTTTCAAGGAACCTGCCGGATAACCCCGGCGACTACAGCATAGCACTTTGCGCAAAACATAATGGTTCACTCTAAAAAAGCGCTTCCATGGCCTTTGGAACGGTATCTTCGGGGCATTTTTCAGAAGAGCGTGTGCCTTCGCGATCGTATTTTTAGCTCGTAAAAGCAGAGTAACGCCGGGTGTAACGCGGGCTTCAGAGAATCAGGTAGTCGGGGTTCTCGGACAGGCGGGCCGTGCCCAGCACCTCCACCGTACCCCCAACGGGGTATATCCGGACGCTGTCCTGGGTGAGGTCCACCTTCTTACGCAAAAGCCTTTTCAGCTCGGCAAGCTGGGCGGGGCTCAGCCAACACTCGAACACCGAGAGCTGCACCCGCTCGCCAAAGCTCTTGAGGGTGTTGGCCACCTTTACCCGGCGGCCATCGTCGGGGATGTCGTAGGCAATGGTGTATAGGCGTTCGGCGGGCATCTTACCTCCATAGGTAAAAGGGCGTATAGAGCTCGCGGCCCAGCAGAGCGGCCTTGAGGCGGGCGGCCTGGGTTTCCAGAAGGGTCTGGTAGGTTTGGCGGAAGCCCTTGGGGTGCTGGGCCTCCTGGGCAAAGCGGGCCTCCAACAGGCGCAGGAGGGTTTTGCGGCCGGCGTCGTTTAGGTACACCCCACCACCCCGGGCCTCGCTGTGTCTCTCGGGGCTGAGTTCGGCCCGCAAAAAAGCCCCCAGCACCACGGCGTCTACCACCGGAACCCGAAACTCCTCCATCAGGTCGAAGGCCAAAGCTGGGTTACGCCTTCCTTCGGCATGCAGCAGGCCCAGCTCGGGGTGCAGCCCGGCCAGGTGCAAAGCCAGCAGGGTACGGCCCAGGAGCACCATGTAGCCATACGAGAGGGCCGCGTTTACCGCATCGGTGGGGGGACGGCGGTTGCGTCCGGTAAAGCCGTAGGGCGAGAGCACCGCCTGCAGACCGGCAAAGTAGGCCCTGGCAGCGTTGCCCTCCACGCCCCGCAGGGCCTCCAGGTGGGGCACCTGGGGCAGGGCTTCGAGTGCGGCCTGAAGCTCCCGAACCAACGGCTCAACGGACGCCTGACGGGCCAGGCGCTCGAGCACCACCAGGCCGGAGCGCAGCTTGCCCTGCACAAAGCCCTGGGCAAAGGGTAAGGGGCTCTGCTGGGCCGCCAGTTGGGCCCGCAGCACCTCGGGGGCCAGGGCCTGGGGCGCGGTGGCCTGGCCGTAGAGCTGGCCCTCCAGGGTGGCGTAGAGCACCGGCACCCCCTGGCGCAGCAGAAAACCCAGGGCCGGGGTGGTGAGGCGCACGTTGCCCCAGACCACCACCCCCCGCACCTTGCGGGCCGGGAGCTGGGCCAGGGTTTGTTCGTCCAACTCCACCAGCAGCCGGCCCTGGCGCAGGCGAAGGGTGGCGGACTGCTCGGTGAGGTGGAGGGTCAAGGTGCGTCCCGCTGCAAAACCTAAACTTCTATGGGTTCCACCGCCGGAAAGACCCTGGCCTCCTCGCGCGTTTTTTGGTAAAGCTTGCGCCCAAGCTGCTGGAGCTTTTCTAGGTCGCCTTTCTTGCTCACCTCCAAACCGTGAATCAAAAGGCTCTTGTTGCGGCTTTGCAGCATGCCCTGGTAGCCGCGCAGGTCGGCTTCGGAGAACTGCTCTAGCGCCGGGTCGCTCAGGTAGCGCAATAAGGCAATACCCTCCAAAAGCCCCAGCTTTTGCACCGGTCGAATCTTCTCTAGGGGCAGCCCCAGCCAGCTTGCTAAGGAGTGCCGAAGATGCTCTTGCTCCTCGGGGCTCAGGTTGGGGTCGTCGTCGCTGCGGCCCCGCACGGCCAGGCGGTGTTGCAGGATGAGCTCGAGGGCCCGATAAAAGTACAAAGCCGCTATAACCGGCTGGCGCTCCTTGCGCTCCTCGCCCAGTTGAAGCAGGGTGGCCACCAGCCAGAGGGCTCCTTTGGAATCGGCCAAACTTTGCGATTTGAGCAGATGGACGATGGCCTCGAGGCCCTCCTTTTGCTCCTTCAGGCGCTGGGCGTGGCGGGCCAGCGGGTGGGCGCGGTAGGCGTCCTGGCCCAAAAAGCCGAAAAGGCGGGCGGCGTTGCCCTGGGCTCCCTCAAAGTCCAGCGCATACCAGCGCTGGTACATCTCGCACAAGGCCGCATACACCTCAAAGCTGCCCTGGCCGGTTTTTCGTCTGAGCGCGTTGAACTTATCGGCAGCCTTACCGAACTCTCGAGCCCTATAAAGCTCCTGGGCCAGGTGCTCGTCGAGGTCGCCCAGCACCTCGTGGGGGTTGGGCAGCAGGATGAGCTTCTCGGTGCCGGCCACCGGCTTGCGCAAGATGGGGTCAAAGGCGTCGTTGTCCACGTAGGCCACCCGCAGGCTGGGGTATACCCGTTGCAGAAAGTAGCCCGCCGCGGCCATCCCCGCGCTCATGGCCTTGGTGCCGCTGGTGAGGTCGAGGGCAATCTTTTTGCCGGGGTGCTTGCGCACCTGCTCGCCCACCGCCTGGTACAGCCGGGTTACGTCGCTTTTGTCAATCTCGATGGGGTAGACCTCCTGGCCCAGGTCGCGCTGAAACTGCGCCAGATAGCGCTTGCTCTCCGGCGTGTGCAGCACGTACACCTCGGAAGCCCCCAGCCCCAAAGCCGCCAGGGTGGTGGCCTCAGGGCTGGTGCCCAGGGTGTGGATGGAGACCTCGAAGGTCTCCCGCAAGGGGTAGACCTGGGGCTCCTGTCGCCATAGCTCGAGCAAAAGAGGCCAGACGGTTTGGTTGTACAGCTCCTGGGCCTTGGTGCCCTCAAGCTCCTGGGCCTTTAGGTTCTGCCAGGCTTGCTGAATCTTCTGCTTCAGGTCTTGCATCGGCAGCTTCCTCCTTGCGCATAGGATCAAACCCCCGCACCCGCCCAAACCCCAGGCTGGTTTTGGCCCCTACCCCGGCAAAAAAAGCAAACCGGCCTAAGGCCTGCATCCACTGTGCCTCGGTAGCAGTGGCGGCGGGCAGGTGGTAGACCACGCGCCCCACAAAGCCCACCCCGCGCTCGTCGGCATTGGGCCGGATGGCCTGGGTCTGGCCCTGGAAGCGGGCAATAGTCATACGCTCCCAGCTCTCGGCAAGCTCCTCCGGCACCTTTACCGGGGCAAAGGCGTTCCAGCGCTGGGTGAGCGACTCAAAGACCAAACGGGGCTCGGGCAGGGGGTAGCTGTTCCCTTTGCGGCGGAAGAAGGTGGGGCTGGCAAACTGCAGGCCCAGGCTGGGGGCCGCCTGGCCCTGGAAGAGCCTTGGGTAGCTGCTCACCCCGGCCCAGGGGTGCTCCTCCTGCAGCACGGCCTTCACCAAAAAGGGTGCTTTGAGCCGCACCTGCTGGCCCAACAGCCCAAACAGGTGGGGCGAGAGCCGGGCGTAAAGGTCTTCCTGGAGCAGGCCAACCCGCACCCACCAGACTCCCTCCCGGCCCCCCAGGCCTAGGCTGAAGGGGTTGGGCTGGGCGTTGTGCAGCTCGGGGTCTATCTGCTTCAAGAGGCCATAGACCAGCCCCCGCCAGCCGTCGGGGTCGGGGCGGGCGGGGCCTTCGAGGGTGAGGACGATGGCGGCCAGAATCATGTTGGGTCGGTCCGAGCGAAATTCTCGCCCACATAGGCCAGGGGCAGAGCGCTTACCCTAGCCACCGCGTAGCTCAGGCAGTCGCCAAAGTTGAGGGCGGCTGGGTAGCGGCCCTTGCCGCAGGGGCGGAAAGCCGAGAGAGTTTCGTATATGTGGCTTGCCTCGAAGAGAACCACCCGGGCCTCGAGGCGCAGCAGAAGTTCGTTGAGCAGGCACGGGCTATCAGGCTTTAACCGGCTCACCACCATACCCACCTCAACCAGCGCGGGGGCCCCCACCAAGTGCACCTCGGCCCCAAGAAGGCGCTCAAGCGTTTCTTGGTGCCCCGGCTCGGTAAAGACAAGACCGAGCTATCCAGTACCATCAGCAACCCTCTGGATTAAAGCCCAGTACTGCTTCTTGCTCAGGCTCAGTGAGCGCTTTACCTGGGCTTTCGGGCGACAGTTTGGGCCAGACTTCGCGCTCCAGAAACTCCAACACACTCTTCTTGCGGGGGCGCTGCGAATGTAAAAGGCCATGTATTCAGTATGGCTTGAAAAAAGCAGGGTTTCAGCAAGGCTCGAGCCTGGCAATGGCCCAGCCCAGCGGGAAGCCGTCTTTGGGTTTGGAGTGGCCAGCGGTTTTACGGGTTCTGGGTTCCTGACCCTCCTCACCCTCGAGCAGCAACGCCAGCCGGATGGACATCCGGCCCGAACCAAAGCCAATACGTAGGGGAAAGGCCTGGGGGTCGGCCTGAAGGCGTTGCTCGAGTTCCTTGTAGGTTTGCAAAGCGGCACTTAAGCCATGTTCTTTTGCAAATTCCTCCTCCCGGGCCGCCACCTCCTGGTAGTACTCCCGGCAAGCATCCGCCAGGTCTTGGGCCAAGATAGGGTGCGAAACGGTGTCTTTGTGGTTTTGCCTGGCAAGTCCCGTGTGAAAACGGAGCACGGCCTGAAGCCGGGTTTTGCTGCGGAAGGTTTCGGCTAGCAGTACCGTGCCGTCCATGGTTCCTTTTGGGTGAAAAACCCCTATCCGGTTCAGGAGCAGGTGTTCGCTGGGCTCGGTGTCCCCCACCCGCACCTGGCGAAAAGGGTCGCGGTGCAGGTTGAAACCCCGCTCGCTGGTGTAGTCCAACACCAGCGCTTCGAAACCCTGGGCTGTGTTGGGGTTGATTTTTTCTGGGGTTTTGATAAGCGGCCATTCGTCTTTAGGTGCCTTCTGGCCCCAGCGCCACCCCCCCTTGTGCTCGATATCCTGTCCCCGCTTCAGGATCCGCCTGAACATCCACGCAGTACGCAAAGCGCCCTTAATGGACGAGCCCGGCAGGTAAGCCCCCAACGGACTTCTAGGCAGGGGACGAAACTCCAGCCCTGCAGCATCGGTAGCGCTATTAACCGTTTGGATAAAGGCCCCGCTCACTGGTACGCGACGTAGCAGGGCCGGGGTAGGGTCTACCAGACCATTCCGCCAAAGGGATTGCAGGCTTTCCTGGGCCCGCTTGGGGCCCTGGGCCACGGCTTGCAGGTAGTTCCGCTGCTGCTCTGGAGAAAGTAGCTCCAGAAGCCGCCCAGCATCCAGAATCAGAGCCTCTTTGTTTTTTTCGTCCAGCAGGTAGCTGTAGGCCGGGAAAGCCTCACCGGTGCCCACGTGGATGGGCCCCAGGGTCTCGATGACCAGCCGATAACTTTCCAAAAAGCTCATGCCCCCACTCCCCAATTGCCCTCAGAATGGGGCGTCACCCGTACACCAAGGGGGAAAGCCCACAAGTACTCCCACACCTGCACCCCGGCTTCCGGGGCCGGCTCGGGGGTCACATCCAGAAGCCCACCAGCAGGCTTTTCCTTGAACACACTGCCCTCCTTGGCCCTTAGGTAGGGGCGCTTGAAGGGGGTCTCGGCCAGGGCATAGTGCCCCCCCAGGCGGCCCCAGTAGGTTTCCAGGGCCCAGTAGCCCTCGCCCTGGGGCAGGGTGGGGGAAAGGGTGACGTAGTGGGTGGGTTTTGGAGCCTCGGGTAAGTCCATCTCCTGGGTACCCACCACCTCAAAGCGCCCCAGGCCCACGCTGGCCTTGCCCCCATAGCCAAAGGTGCCGATGTCCCGCAGAGCCTCTTCCAGATACGCCGCCTCCTGGCGAAGATGGACATACACCGTCCAGGTCTGCTCACCTTTTCGGTTGTTCAACCAGTAAACCCTGTCGGTGAAGAGGATGCCTTCCTGCGCGGTGCCGGTTGAGCGGGCGATGCCTACGCGGGTCTGGGTGGCCAGGCTAATGCTAGGGGCTTTGTCCTGGGTTAGCTCAGGCGACTCACGCAAGGCCGTTTCCCCTTCCTGAACTACCCTCTTGAAGGTTTCCAGGCTTAAGTAGCGCAACCCCTTGAGCTTTTTGCGCTCTACAGTGTCCTGCACCTGCACGGGCGGCAACAGGGGGCGGGGCAGGTAGCCCGTTGGAAAAGCCGAGGAGATGAGGAAAGGCGGGTCTTGCCGGAAGGCCAGGAGCCACTCCTTCAAGGCTGCTTCCCCCTGGGTGTACCGCACCCACCAGGCCAGGTGGCCCCAAAGGGTGGGGGCGCTCGGCGGAGCGCTGATGCTCCCCAACGCCAGGTGAAAGGCCCTGACTTTCATCTGTCCTCGACCTGATATTCGAGTTCTACCTGCCCGTAGCCCCGGCTGATGTAGCCCCCCAGCCCATCCAGTTGCAAGAGCTCCAGGGCCTTTTGTACGTGCTTGAAGTTTTCCTGGTCAGTTTTCCCATCGTCGCCGGTGTCCATCACCCGGTAGACCATCTCGAAGGCGAACTTGGCCCCGGCGGGCACACGCTCGGCGGTGCGGGGGTTGGCATCCCCGCCAATGCGGGGGATGAAGACCTCCTGCTTGACCTCGGTCAGGTAGCCGCCGCGGGCGATCATGGCCTCGAGGGCCCGCTTGGACTCGGGCGTAAGGTAGGCGTCGCGTACCAGGAGGCGGGTGGGGCCGCGCTGCTGAGCAATCCGGCGCTGGGCCTTGGTGCTGGGAGCGCTCCCAAAGATGCGGCCCACCGGGTCGTTAGGGTCGTCAGGCACGTAGACGTGTTCCTCAGTAGAACGAGCGATGTAATCGCCACCGAGGTACCACTCGAGCAAATACCGCATCTTGCCCTTGAGAGAGGAGCCAGGAATGTAAGGCTCTTCGGTAAGGGGGTTGCGAATGACCGGGTTGTCTACATCCCCAATGGTCATCTGGTCCTTGCTCATGCCAATCCGCAGCCCGCTTTTGAGCCGGATGATGCCGTGAATGCGTTTGTAGCCAAGAAGTTTCATTCAGTACCTCCTCCCCTGAGGCTCTGGGCTGCGGGGAGCCTCGCCCCCACGCTTCCCTTCTAGGCCATAGAAGTAGGCCAACACCGCCTCCAAAAACAACATGACTGCGGCGAAGTGCTTGGGGCTTTTCTTGGCATCCGACAAGAGTTCGTCCATCTTCTCCCGAAACTTATGCAACTTTTTCAGAGGACCACCGTTCGAGCGCCCCCCATAAGCCAGCTTTGCCCTCAGCAACTCGATTTGGGAGGTGAGCCGGCTCCAGGCCAGCGCCTCATCGCCCCCAGCCTCGCGCTTGTAGCGGTCGAAGGTGTCCTCGAGCCTGCGGAACTCGTGAAAGTAGTTGCGGAACTGGCTCGACTTGAGCTTGTCCTGGCCCTGGCCCTCGTTCCTCAGCTCCTGCGCCCAACGCTCGGCCTCCTCGTCAAAAAGGCCCTTTCTATAAACGCCTCGCTCCAAGTTTTCAAAGAACTCCATGCCTCCTCCTTATCGCTCCAGGTACAACCCCCACTGCAGCCAAACCGGTAAGTGTTTCCAGGCAGGGTCTGTGTGGTTGCTCAACTGTAAGTAGTGTTGCCGAATTTCCTCGTTTCGCTCGCGCAGAGTGTAGGCCAAGAGGGGCTTGTAGCGCATCTGCTGGGCCGGGTCGCCTTGCTTGTGCTGCTTCCACAGCCTGAGCAGGCGGTAGGCCAGGGCACTGCTCAGGCCCAGCTTGCTCTCGGCGTTCAGATGGCGTTGGAAATCCTGCACCCAACGCACCAGGCCACGCAACTCATTCCAGGGCACGCTCTGTCCAAAGAGGTGCAGCCGGTTGCGCCCATCTTTTTTGGCCTGTTTTTCAGCCTCCTGTACCGCCTCGGCCAGCAGGGGAATGGGCAGCGAGGGGTTCACCAACACAAATCCGCCCGAGAGGGTGAGGTTGTTGTGCTGGGTGAACTGCCGGTAGAGGGCCTCCAGGTCGAGGGCAAACTCCAAAAGCACGTCCCAGGGCCCCAGCAGAAAGAGGTCGTCGCCTCCAGCGTACACCGAGTAGATGAGGGGGTAGCGACGGGCTTTTTCTCTGGCTTTTAGCTCATCCCAGCCCAGACGCTCGGCGTAGGTTTCAGGATTGCGGATTAGCTCGAGCACTTCTCCAGCAAAGAACAGCTCGAGCATCCGCGACAGGCTGGCGATGCGGCTGGGGCTGCTGTGATCCTGGCCTTTTTCGTTCACAAAGCCGGTGGCAAAAGCCTCGCCCATCCGGTCGGCATCGAGCATCAGGGCCCCCAAATACTTAGCCCCGGTGGAAAACTCGGCCAGCTCGGCCAGGGTAAGGGGGTCGTCTTCCTCCCGCCCGCCTTCCTCCTCCTCCCAAAGCCCTTGCTTCCTGGCCCAGTCCTGGTACTCACTCAGGTCACGCCAATTCCCTAGTTTTAGGGCATCCCGCAGGGTGGGGATGTGCCCCGCCAGCAAGCGCGGTTCCCAGGGATAAGCCGCCGGAGCAAAGTCGAGGCGGGTGCGCAGGGTGTAGTGTTTGGACGGCTTTAAAGCCACCGACCAACCCGGAAAGCGATAGTGTGGCTTGGGGGGGTTGTCCTTGAAGAACCCCACCTCTTGCCGCTTGGGAATGAGGCGGCCTAGGTGAGCGTCCCGCTCGCACCCGCAGCAAAGCGCATCGCTGGCCGACTTGGCCGGGCGCACCCCGCAAGCCGCACAAGGCCGCAGGCTGACGTTCGTGGGGTTCAGGTAGGGCTTATCCAACCGGCTCGAGAGCGGCCTCAGCTTGGCCAAAGCTAGCTTGCGGTGCGCTTGCTGAAGCTCCTTGCTAAAAGCTTTGAAGCCAGCAGGGGCAAAAGCATGCTCTGCCAGGAAGGGCAGCAGCGTTGCGCCCTGCTCCAGCGCCCAGGTTTCCCACTCTTTCCGCACTTCCTCCAAAGCTCGCTTCACGGCCTCGGTGTTGGGCAACAGCAGGTAGAACTTCCCCCCCGCGCTCATGATGCGCTGCAAGGGGGTGAAACCGGTGCGCCGGAGTAGATCGAGGCCCATGGCCTCAGCAGCCAGCGAAACCTCTAGACTCCGCGCCCGCAAGCGCTTGGCCAGCCCCCCCACCCCGGTCTGGGCCCCCTGAATGCGGTAGATGTGGCCCTGGATACCACCCAGATCGCCCAACACCAGAAGGAACTTCTCGGGTGCCTCGTCCCTGAGAGCCTCTACGGTTGGGGCGGTGCCGTGGTAGGCCCACAGCGCCGCCGCAATAGCGCCGGTCAGGCGCAGGTGGTCGAACAGCGAAACGTCGGGCTCGCCCTGGGTGTCCGAGGGCACGTTCCACAAAAGCTCCTGAAAGATGCCCAGAAGGTTTGAAAGCAGAATCTCGCCGCTTGGTTTAAAGCGGGCCAGCTCATCCAAGCGGGCATCCAGCCGCTCGACTATGCGCCAGTAGGTATCCTGCGAAACGTTAGGCCTGGCTTCCGGGTAGGCTTCACCCGGCTTCTGGCCCACCTCCTGGCCGGCCCGCACCATGCTGTAGCCCCAATCCTTCTCGCCATAAACCCCCTGCACCCTTAGATTCGCCAGCACCGACTTGAGCGGGGTCTCCGGCGCACGACCGCTTTTTTCGTCCACCTCCTTGCGTTCACTCGAGGCATAGGTGTCGGCCAAGGCCACGCACCACTCGGCAGGGCTTTTGGGCTGCCACTCAGGCTTGGTGTGCCAGCCCTCGTGGTGGCGAGCAGCGGCTCGAGCCAGTTCTTC
Proteins encoded in this region:
- a CDS encoding ABC transporter ATP-binding protein; the protein is MGGLEARQVGFAYRGKAVVESVSLALRRGEWLALLGPNGAGKSTLLRLMAGLLQPQVGEVWLEGRRLEAYSSWERGQRIAFLAQMGLYPEDLTVEEVVYLGRTPHLGLLGRPGPADAEAVAWAMRATGVEAFRHRWLPTLSGGERQRVLLARALAARPSFLLLDEPTNHLDLHHQAEFLELLAGLKQQGMGILTVLHDPNLACWADRVAFLQAGRLWAWGRPEEVLTQELLQRAYGPQVRVCSLEGRPVVLLGR
- a CDS encoding TIGR02710 family CRISPR-associated CARF protein, which translates into the protein METQTHKVLILTVGQTIEPLEFALAEHAPLRGVIFVASQSSYPVAGDLLRQYGGQFSHHTLLIGDHEDLNEAYRKGLEALQKALEWEAQVVVADITGGTKTMVAGLTLALSGKGVTFSYVGGAQRDAQGRVKSGSERLRVLEDPTYRYGLREWEGFRRAWNGCDYRAAQDFLSELLTRPLTPSEERFYTHLKGIAEAMQAWDLFRHKEAWQKLKVHLEPALSIAEAWGHGAKVRVLQGLQEAMSHLRQILDKEGKPTRALLADLLANAERRAARGRYDDALARLYRVIELAVEADFFEGVGLLVYDPKTFTEAYSDFAVWAERYNRASGLREALSVAAGLDSALGRNESLSQRLYADYTAGGKLGGLVARRNESILAHGHRPVGEAHYIELRDYLQGLGLEPAPAWPSF
- the cas2 gene encoding CRISPR-associated endonuclease Cas2 → MPAERLYTIAYDIPDDGRRVKVANTLKSFGERVQLSVFECWLSPAQLAELKRLLRKKVDLTQDSVRIYPVGGTVEVLGTARLSENPDYLIL
- the cas1 gene encoding CRISPR-associated endonuclease Cas1, encoding MTLHLTEQSATLRLRQGRLLVELDEQTLAQLPARKVRGVVVWGNVRLTTPALGFLLRQGVPVLYATLEGQLYGQATAPQALAPEVLRAQLAAQQSPLPFAQGFVQGKLRSGLVVLERLARQASVEPLVRELQAALEALPQVPHLEALRGVEGNAARAYFAGLQAVLSPYGFTGRNRRPPTDAVNAALSYGYMVLLGRTLLALHLAGLHPELGLLHAEGRRNPALAFDLMEEFRVPVVDAVVLGAFLRAELSPERHSEARGGGVYLNDAGRKTLLRLLEARFAQEAQHPKGFRQTYQTLLETQAARLKAALLGRELYTPFYLWR
- a CDS encoding TIGR02710 family CRISPR-associated CARF protein, producing the protein MQDLKQKIQQAWQNLKAQELEGTKAQELYNQTVWPLLLELWRQEPQVYPLRETFEVSIHTLGTSPEATTLAALGLGASEVYVLHTPESKRYLAQFQRDLGQEVYPIEIDKSDVTRLYQAVGEQVRKHPGKKIALDLTSGTKAMSAGMAAAGYFLQRVYPSLRVAYVDNDAFDPILRKPVAGTEKLILLPNPHEVLGDLDEHLAQELYRAREFGKAADKFNALRRKTGQGSFEVYAALCEMYQRWYALDFEGAQGNAARLFGFLGQDAYRAHPLARHAQRLKEQKEGLEAIVHLLKSQSLADSKGALWLVATLLQLGEERKERQPVIAALYFYRALELILQHRLAVRGRSDDDPNLSPEEQEHLRHSLASWLGLPLEKIRPVQKLGLLEGIALLRYLSDPALEQFSEADLRGYQGMLQSRNKSLLIHGLEVSKKGDLEKLQQLGRKLYQKTREEARVFPAVEPIEV
- the cas6 gene encoding CRISPR-associated endoribonuclease Cas6: MILAAIVLTLEGPARPDPDGWRGLVYGLLKQIDPELHNAQPNPFSLGLGGREGVWWVRVGLLQEDLYARLSPHLFGLLGQQVRLKAPFLVKAVLQEEHPWAGVSSYPRLFQGQAAPSLGLQFASPTFFRRKGNSYPLPEPRLVFESLTQRWNAFAPVKVPEELAESWERMTIARFQGQTQAIRPNADERGVGFVGRVVYHLPAATATEAQWMQALGRFAFFAGVGAKTSLGFGRVRGFDPMRKEEAADARPEAEDSASLAEPKGPGA
- the csm5 gene encoding type III-A CRISPR-associated RAMP protein Csm5, whose translation is MSFLESYRLVIETLGPIHVGTGEAFPAYSYLLDEKNKEALILDAGRLLELLSPEQQRNYLQAVAQGPKRAQESLQSLWRNGLVDPTPALLRRVPVSGAFIQTVNSATDAAGLEFRPLPRSPLGAYLPGSSIKGALRTAWMFRRILKRGQDIEHKGGWRWGQKAPKDEWPLIKTPEKINPNTAQGFEALVLDYTSERGFNLHRDPFRQVRVGDTEPSEHLLLNRIGVFHPKGTMDGTVLLAETFRSKTRLQAVLRFHTGLARQNHKDTVSHPILAQDLADACREYYQEVAAREEEFAKEHGLSAALQTYKELEQRLQADPQAFPLRIGFGSGRMSIRLALLLEGEEGQEPRTRKTAGHSKPKDGFPLGWAIARLEPC
- a CDS encoding RAMP superfamily CRISPR-associated protein is translated as MKVRAFHLALGSISAPPSAPTLWGHLAWWVRYTQGEAALKEWLLAFRQDPPFLISSAFPTGYLPRPLLPPVQVQDTVERKKLKGLRYLSLETFKRVVQEGETALRESPELTQDKAPSISLATQTRVGIARSTGTAQEGILFTDRVYWLNNRKGEQTWTVYVHLRQEAAYLEEALRDIGTFGYGGKASVGLGRFEVVGTQEMDLPEAPKPTHYVTLSPTLPQGEGYWALETYWGRLGGHYALAETPFKRPYLRAKEGSVFKEKPAGGLLDVTPEPAPEAGVQVWEYLWAFPLGVRVTPHSEGNWGVGA
- the csm3 gene encoding type III-A CRISPR-associated RAMP protein Csm3, whose amino-acid sequence is MKLLGYKRIHGIIRLKSGLRIGMSKDQMTIGDVDNPVIRNPLTEEPYIPGSSLKGKMRYLLEWYLGGDYIARSTEEHVYVPDDPNDPVGRIFGSAPSTKAQRRIAQQRGPTRLLVRDAYLTPESKRALEAMIARGGYLTEVKQEVFIPRIGGDANPRTAERVPAGAKFAFEMVYRVMDTGDDGKTDQENFKHVQKALELLQLDGLGGYISRGYGQVELEYQVEDR